The sequence below is a genomic window from Nitrospirota bacterium.
CCCGCTTGAACTGACGAAGGAAGAGAAGCAGGATCTCGTGCAGTTTCTCAAGACCCTGACCGGCGAAGGCTGGAAACACATCGCCGCGCCCACCAAATTCCCAGAGTAGAACCGCATCGGCACAGCGGCTTCAGCTCAGATAGCGGCATCAACTCCGGTTGATGCCGCACTCCCTTTACTGTGAACAGAGCGCCAGAACATTCCGGATAGCGGTGCAACCACAGGTCGGGCCGCTGGCTTGGCTCGTTCAGCGGCGGCTACTTCTCCTTTTCCTCGCCATCGTAAACCGAGCTCTCCGACGAAAGACCGGACGGAGGGGCACCGGCTGCGCCCTGGGTGCCGGGGGCAGGAACGCCCTGTGCCCCGAATGCATGGACAAACTTCCAGTCCGCATACCGCGGCTTATTCGTGAAGGATTTGTCCGCAGGCTGAAAGTTGCCTGTCTTGATCGGGGCCTCGTCCGAGAGGCTATACACCCCGATAATACCGCCGTTCGGGAGCCTCACCAGTCCCCATCGTTTCTTTCCAGTGATCGGGTCCGCGTATATTTTCCGCAAGTGGCGAACGGTGCCAGGATAGCGCGGATCTTTAAGCAGATCCTCGAGACGGCGCGGGTATTCCTTCTGAGGCCCTTTGGGATTCAGGTAGTACTGACTGATGGCCGTTCGGAACTGGCCGCCGACAAACAGCAACTCCCGCTCTTTCTGACGGGTTTGCGCAAAGCTCCACACCACTCCTGCCAGGGCCAGCTGAACCCCGATCAGCGCAACTGCAAGCAGAACCCCGATATAGGTAAACCCCTCCTGCGATCGTATCGACCGGCATCCCCGACAGACCCTCAGCTGGCGCAAAGCTGGTCCCTTTCGGCCATCACCAGTCACGGTAGGAGCCCCCACCCGTGGCTGTCCCTTCCGCGCCGCTTTTCACATCGTAGACGCCTCCCTTCTCAGGATCGTCAGGCGGAATCACACGCCAGCTCTCCGACGTCTCCGTAAGCGGATCGATCGGAATCGCGCGGAGGTATTTCTTCGTGGCCAAATCTTGGAGTTGGTCCGGATACCTCCCGACGTCGCCGAAATACTTATCCAGCGCGTCCCGCATGATCCAAAGGTTCTCCTTCATGACGACTTCTTTCGATCGTTGGACGCTGGAGAAATAGCGGGGCACGGCCAAGGTCAGCAGCGTCGAGATGATGGCCAGGACCACCAGCAGCTCGATCAGCGTAAATCCCTCTGTGCCCTTTCGATCAACTGGCTTCATTGCATCACGACCCACTACCACTTCGAATAGGGAATGCCGTTCAATCCGATTCCCTTGTTTCGGGAATACACATCGAAAACATCGTTGCCGGGACTCGGTTCTTCCGCCGGGCTCTCGTAGCTCCGGAGTCCCCAGGTCTCCGCCGCAGGCACGGATGGATCTGGATGTAACGGATCGCGCGGGAGGCGGCGCAAGTAGATAATGCGCTTCTTCTTCTGACTCGTCTGATCGACGACTCCCTCCGTAAGGTCCTTCAGCGATTTCGGATACCCGGAATCCGTCGTACCCTTGGCAATGCGTCCGGCATCGAAATCTCGCCGGTGGACGTCGATCGCCTCGCGGATCTGCAGCAGCGACTGTCTGAGTTCTTGCTCTTTGCTGCGCTGCGAGACGAGGCTGGCAAGGGGCATGGCGGCCGAAGCCAGCACTCCGACGATCGCCACAGTCATGACCATCTCCACCAGCGTAAAGCCCCGCTCTGCTCGGATTCGCTCGTTCATGGAGCCTGTCCC
It includes:
- a CDS encoding type II secretion system protein; this encodes MGAPTVTGDGRKGPALRQLRVCRGCRSIRSQEGFTYIGVLLAVALIGVQLALAGVVWSFAQTRQKERELLFVGGQFRTAISQYYLNPKGPQKEYPRRLEDLLKDPRYPGTVRHLRKIYADPITGKKRWGLVRLPNGGIIGVYSLSDEAPIKTGNFQPADKSFTNKPRYADWKFVHAFGAQGVPAPGTQGAAGAPPSGLSSESSVYDGEEKEK
- a CDS encoding prepilin-type N-terminal cleavage/methylation domain-containing protein, which codes for MKPVDRKGTEGFTLIELLVVLAIISTLLTLAVPRYFSSVQRSKEVVMKENLWIMRDALDKYFGDVGRYPDQLQDLATKKYLRAIPIDPLTETSESWRVIPPDDPEKGGVYDVKSGAEGTATGGGSYRDW
- a CDS encoding type II secretion system protein; translation: MNERIRAERGFTLVEMVMTVAIVGVLASAAMPLASLVSQRSKEQELRQSLLQIREAIDVHRRDFDAGRIAKGTTDSGYPKSLKDLTEGVVDQTSQKKKRIIYLRRLPRDPLHPDPSVPAAETWGLRSYESPAEEPSPGNDVFDVYSRNKGIGLNGIPYSKW